The window GCCGGCTAGGATGCCGAGCGCCGGGCCGAGCAGCCAGACGGTGAACCCGATCGCCGCGGGCCGCACGACGAAGGTGTCGAGCAGTTCGGCGGGGCCGAACTCGACGAGCAGCAGCGCCACCGCGCGCCAGCGCCGCCCCGGTGCTGCGGTCCACGCCGCCTGCACGCCCATGACGCCATAGAAGCCGACATTTTCGATCATCGCCGCGGCATAAGCGGCGCCGACGAGCGGCGCGCCCATCGCGCTTGCCGCCAGAAAGCCGCCATAGCTGGTGGCGACCGCCGCGACTTCGGCGGGACCATAGCGGCGTAGCCAGCGGTTCAGGCGGGCGGGGAGGCTTTCCGTAATTTGTCGATCATCGCGCATATCGCCGATATTGGGGTGCGAAGGCCGGGCTTGGCAAGCCCGGCCCGCGGCGCCGGCAACCGGCGTGTTGACAGCCGCGAAATTCGATATAAATATGATATCATAATTATATCGGAGGGCATGATGACTGATTCGAATGTGACCGCGGGTTTGAACCCGACGCGGGAAGTGCGCGCCGCGACCGCGAGCGGCTATCTGATGCTGCTCGTCTGGCTCGCGCTGCTCGGCATCGCCGCCTGGGCGGCGATCACCAACGCGACCGCCGACGTCCAGGTCGCCTGGAAATGGGCCGTCGTCGTCGCGAGCGCGGTGGCCGGCCTGCTGATCCTGTGCGGCTTTTACCTGATCAACCCCAACGAAGCCGCGGCGATCCAGCTGTTCGGCAGCTACAAGGGCACCGACCGTGAAGCCGGGCTGCGCTGGGTGCTGCCCTGGCTGACCCGCAAGAAGATCGCGGTGCGCGCCAACAACGTCATTTCGGACAAGATCAAGGTCAACGACCTGCGCGGCAACCCGATCGAGATGGCGGCGCAGGTCGTGTGGCGCGTCACCGACACCGCGCAGGCGCTGTTCGACGTCGACGATTACAAGGAATTCGTGATGGCGCAGATCGAGGCCGCGGTGCGCTCGATCGGCTCGCGCTATCCCTATGACGATATCGAGCATCAGGAAATCACCCTGCGCGGCAACCATGACGAGGTCGGGGTCGAGCTGCGCAAGGCGCTGATCGAACGGCTGAGCGTTGCGGGGATCACCGTCGACGAATGCGGCCTGACCCACCTCGCCTATGCGCAGGAAATCGCTGGCGCGATGCTCCGCCGCCAGCAGGCCGAGGCCGTGATCTCGGCGCGCAAGAAGCTGGTCGAGGGCGCGGTGACGATGGTCGAGATGGCGCTCAACCTGCTCTCTGAAAAGGGCGTCGTCGAGCTCGACGACGAGCGCAAGGCGGCGATGGTGTCGAACCTGATGGTCGTGCTGTGCGGCGAACGCGACACCCAGCCCGTGGTCAACGCCGGCTCGCTTTACTGAGGCGGATGAGGCGATGCCCCCGTCGTCCAAAAAAGCCTTTGCCCTGCGGGTCGATCCGGCGCTCTACGCCGCGATCGAGCGGGCGGCGGCGGACGATTTGCGCAGCGCCAACGCCCAGATCGAGGTGCTGCTGCGCGAGGCGCTGGCGCGGCGCGGGATCAAGGTCAAGCCGCCGGTCGCCGCCAAACGCGGCCGCCCGCCGAAAGAGGAAGGCTGAAAAATGCTGCATCTGCTCCTGGATAAGAAGCCCTGGTTCCGCTCCAAGAATAGCGGTTATGGCAGCGGGTTGCCGATCGCCTGGCAGGGGTGGCTGTTCATGGCGCTCCACATCGCGCTGATCACCGGCATCGCGACGCTGCTGCGCGACCGGCCAGCGATGATGACGATCGCGATCGTCCTCGCGGGCCTCGCGCCGCTGCCGATCTACCGCGCCCGCACCGAGGGCGGCTGGCGCTGGCGGTGAGCGGTCCTCCCTGTCGCGAAGCGAGGGGGAGGTGGCAGCCGCGCAGCGGCTGACGGAGCGGCCGACGCCGTCAAGGGCTGGCGCAAGGCCGCGGCCCCTCCACCACCGCTTCGCGGCGGTCCCCCTCCCCACGGCAGCGCCGCAAGGAGGATCTTGCCGCCATCGCGCCTTTTCCACCGCTGGCGCCCAAGGCCCGCTTGCCCCCCAAGGGGTTGATGGTTAAGGCCGGTGGTCATGTCCCCCGTCACGCCCCCGTCACACGTCGCCCCCGTCCGCATCGCCCCCTCGATCCTCAGCGCCGATTTCGCGCGATTGGGCGAGGAAGTCCGCGCCATCGAGGCCGCCCGCGCCGACTGGGTGCATATCGACGTCATGGACGGCCATTTCGTGCCGAACCTGACGATCGGCCCCGCGGTGGTGAAGGCGCTGCGCCCGCACAGCACCCTGCCCTTCGACGTCCATCTGATGATCAGCCCGGTCGACCATTTCCTCGACGCCTTTGCCGCCGCCGGCGCCGACATCATCACCGTCCATCCCGAGGCCGGCCCTCACATCCACCGCAGCATCCAGCACATCAAATCGCTGGGCAAGCAGGCCGGCGTGTCGCTCAACCCCGCGACCCCGGCGAAGATGCTCGATTATCTGATCGACGACATCGACCTGGTGCTGATCATGAGCGTCAACCCGGGCTTCGGCGGCCAGAGCTTCATCACCAGCCAGCTCCGCAAGATCGAGGCGGTGCGCAAGATGATCGACAAGAGCGGCCGCGACATCCGGCTCGAGGTCGACGGCGGCATCGACGTCGCGACCGCGCCGCTGGCGATCGCCGCGGGCGCCGATGTCCTCGTCGCCGGCACCGCGACCTTCCGCGGCGGACCCGACGCTTACGCCGACAATATCCGAAGCCTCCGCGGCGCCTGATCGGTGAAGGGAAGAGCCTTGACCTCTGCCCCCATCGACCAGCTTCCCGATGCGGGCGACGATACCCCGCCGATCGACGACACGATCGAACCCGGCAAACGGCTGATCCGCCTGCCCGCCGAAAAGGGCCTGTCGCTCGGCGACCGCATCGCCAATCATTTCACCCGCCTGACCTGGCGCACCCCGCTTCACGCCTTTCGCCTGAAAGGGCGCTTCCCGCTCAAGCTGCTCGGCGTGCCGACCGACCCGATTCCCGGCGATACCCGCGCCGGCACCGCGATCCGCGCCGGGCATTTCCTCCACCGGGGGCTCAAGCAGCCGCTCGGCGAGCTGGATTTCGCGGCGCTCTCCGTCGCGCCGACCTTTGCCGACTATCTGCACAGCTTCGCCTGGCTGCGCGACCTCGCCGCGACCGGCGCCCGCGCCGACGGCGCCCCGATCGCCGAGGCGATGGTGCGCAACTGGCTCACCGCGCATGGCGAAACCGTCAGCGAACCCGCCTGGCGCGCCGACAACACCGGCTGGCGCATCCTCTATTGGGCGTTCCATGCGCCGCTGATCCTGTCGTCGAGCGACCTCATCTATCGTTCGGCGGTGCTCAACCATCTCGCGCGCGCCGCGCGCCACCTCGACCGCGTCGCCGACAAGACGCGCCCCGGCATCGGCCAGCTCGTCGCCTGGACCGGCATCGTCGCCGCGTCGCTGCTGATGCCCGGCGGCGAACCGCGGCAGATCTTTGGCGAGGCGGGGCTGCGCAAGGTGCTGGAGACCAGCTTCTACGCCGACGGCGGCAATATCGCGCGCTCGCCGCAGGCCCAGCTCGACGCGATCATGGCGCTGTCGATGCTCGCGCGCGTCTATGACATGCGCCGCATGGCGGTGCCGCCTTTCGTGCAGGAAGTGCTCGCACGCGCGGTTCCGGCGCTGCTCGGGCTGGTCCACGCCGACGGCGGCATGGGCAGCTGGCAGGGCAGCGGGGCGACCGCGGCCGAGCAGATCCAGGCGATCGTGACCGCCAGCGGGGTGCGCACCCGCCCGCTCAAGCAGGCGCGCGACTGGGGCTATCAGCGGCTCGTCGCGAACAAGGTCGTGCTGCTCGCCGATGCCGCGCCGCCGCCGATCGCGCGGGTGACCGAGGCGGGCTGCGCCTCGACGCTCGCCTTCGAACTCAGCGACGGCGCCGACCGCATCATCGTCAATTGCGGCGGCGCGGCGCTGACCGGCGCGACGATCCCCGAGGACCTCGCGCGCGGGCTGCGTACCACCGCCGCGCATTCGACCCTGATCCTCGCCGATTGCAATTCGACCGCGATCCTGGCGAGCGGGTCGCTCGGCAAGGGGGTCACCGAGGTCGAGCTCGACCGGCGCGAGACGCCGCAGGGCAGCCGTCTGGAGATGAGCCACGACGGCTACGCCCGCCGCCATGGCCTGATCCACCGCCGCCTGCTGATCCTGTCGCCCAACGGGCGCGAACTGCGCGGCGAGGACCAGCTGCTCCCCGCCCCGCGCAGCCGCCGCAAGGGCGACAAGGCGTTCGTGCTGCGCTTCCACCTCGGCCCCGCGCTGTCGGCAAGCCTCACCGCCGACAAGCTCGGCGCGCTGCTCCGCATCAACGGCGGTCCGCTGTGGCAATTCCGCACCTCGGAGGGCGCGCTCGACATCGAGGAAAGCCTGTGGGTCGACGGCGAAGGCCGCCCGCATCCGGCCGAGCAGCTCGTCGTCACCGGCACCGCGCCCGCGGGCGGTGCCAGCATCGGCTGGATCTTCAAACATATCGGCTGATCGCCGCCGCGCGGCGTCAAAAATCTTCGGGCGCCACTTTCGGCGCAATCCGTAGCGCTGGCGCGGAAACCGCTTTCCTTCTGTTTCATTAGTGTGACACCCCCGTAACACAGCGGTCATAGAGCGCTGTCACTGGCCCCCTCGACTCGTCCGGAGCCAACAGGACCGGACGATCTTTCCACTCTCCAGGGGGATTTATGTCCAAGCTTTTGAATGTCCGGTCGCGCATCCTGCTCGGCACCTGTCTTTCGCTCGCCGCCGCGATTCCCGGCACCGCCTTTGCCTCCGACATCACCGGCACCGTCACCGATGCCACCGACACCCGCGCGCTGCAGGGCACCGAAGTGCGCATCGTCGAACTCGGCCGCGTCGCCGAAGCCAGCCGCGACGGCAGCTATCGCTTCGTCGACGTTCCCGCGGGCACATACACGCTCGAAGCACGCTATAGCGGCGCCGAGCGCGTCACCCGGAGCGTCACGGTCACCGACAGCGGCAATGTGATCGCCAATCTCTCGGTCGGCACCGACGGCAGCATCCTCGTCGTCGGTCAGGCCGCGAACCTGTCGAGCAGCCTGTCGCGCCAGCGCGCCGCCGACGGCGTCGAAAGCGTCCTGACCCGCGACGCGATCGGCCAGTTCCCCGACCAGAATGTCGCCGAATCGCTGCGCCGCCTGCCAGGCGTGAACATCCTCAACGACCAGGGCGAAGGCCGCTTCATCTCGGTCCGCGGCCTCGACCCCGAACTCAACGCCGCCTCGATCAACGGCGCGCGCCTGCCCGCACCCGAAAGCGACGTCCGCTCGGTCGCGCTCGACGTCGTCGCCGCCGAACTGATCGAATCGATCGAGGTCAAGAAGTCGCTGACCCCCGACATGGACGCCGACACGATCGGCGCGTCGATCGAAATCCACACCACCAGCGCCTTCGACCGCAAGAAGGACCTGCTCTCGGTCAAGCTTGAGGGCAGCTACAACAATTATGCCGACGCGCTGACCCCCAAGGGCAGCCTCGATTTCTCGACCCGCGTCACCGACAATTTCGGCATCGCGGGCGGCATCAGCTATTACCAGCGCAAGTTCGAAACCGACAATATCGAGGCGGCCGACTGGGACGAACAGGACGGCAACGCCTTTGCGCGCGAAATCCAGTATCGCGACTATGACGTCGAACGGAAGCGCCTCGGCGGCTCGCTCAGCCTCGACTGGCGCCCGAGCGACACCACCAAGCTTTATGCGCGCGGCCTCTACAGCCAGTTCTCCGACCAGGAATATCGCGGCGACGTGATCTTCATCATGAGCGGCGATCCGCGCGAATCGACCGAGACCAGCGCCGAATTCTCGAGCGCCGACGGCCGCATCGAGGTGCGCCGCCGCATGAAGGACCGGTTCGAAAAGCAGAAGATCGCCTCGCTCGTCGTCGGCGGCGAAACCGAAACCGGCCCCTGGAAGCTGACCTATTCGGGCAGCTATTCGAAGGCGAGCGAGAAGGAAGACGGCTCGGTCGACCCGACGCGCTTCCGCGCCCGCTTCTCGGGCACCGGCGCGAACGAGGTCGGGGTCAATTTCGACTATTCGGACCCGCGCCGGCCGCTGTTCGCGGTCAGCGGCAACACCGCGTTGTTCAACAACACCGCGAGCTATGGCTTCAACGAACTGGAAATCACCGACCTGTCGGATTCGCAGGACCGCGAATGGATGGCGCGCGGCGACGTGGCGCGCGAGTTCGCGATGAACGACGGCACCTTCACGCTGCAGGGCGGGGTCAAGTCGCGCTGGCGTTCGAAGTCCTACGACCTCGACGCGCTGGTCTATGACGGGTTCAACGGCACCTACAACCTCGGCAACGTCCTCGCCGCCAGCTACAATTATCGTATTCAGGATCTGGGGCCGCTGCCCGACAAGCATGCGCCGAGCCTCTTCTACTACGGCAATCCCGACGCCTTCAGGCTCAACGAGGACGACACGATCATCAATTCGACCTCGTCGGATTATGCGATCGATGAGGATGTGCTCGCGGGCTATCTGCTCGGCCGCTATGACAGCAGCGCGCTGCGCATCGTCGGCGGGGTCCGTTTCGAGCGCACCTATAACGACATCCGCGCCTTCGCGATCAACGAGGACACGCTGGACATCACGCCGAACCGGATCACCCGCAACTACACCGACTGGCTGCCCAGCCTGACCTTCCGCTTCGAACCCGCCCAGAACCTGGTCCTGCGCCTCGCGGGCTACAAGAATCTGGTGCGGCCCAAGCTGTCGAACCTGGCGCCGCGCGTCGTCCTGAACGAGGAACTGGAAGCCGAGTTCGGCAACCCGAACCTGAAGCCCTATCGCGCCTGGAACATCGATGCGTCGGCCGAATATTATTTCGGCAACAATTCGGCGCTGACCGCCGGGGTGTTCTGGAAATCGATCGACGATTTCATCGTCGAACTCACCGACACCACCCCGGGCGAAATCCTCGGCATCGATTATACGAAGGCGACGACCTTCACCAACGGCGAGACCGCGAAGGTCAAGGGGATCGAGCTGAGCTTCGCGCAGCGCTTCACCTTCCTGCCTGCGCCGCTCGACGGGCTGCTGCTCAACGCCAACTACACCTTCACCGACGCCAAGGGCACGGTGTTCGCGGGCGAGGACCTGGCCGATCCGCGCCGTATCAACCTGCCCGCATCGGCGAAGCACACCTTCAACGTCGCGCTGGGGTATGAAAAGGGTCCGATCTCGCTGCGCGCCGCGGGGACCTATCGCGACAAATATCTCGACGAACTGGGCGGCGATGCCGACGAGGATCGTTTCGTCGATCAGCATTTCCAGCTCGACCTGTCGGCGAAGTTCCGCGTCACCAAGGACATTCGCCTGTTCGCCGAATGGATCAACGTCACCGACGCGCCCTATTTCGCCTATCAGAACTTCGCGGGCGCGAAGCGCATCCTGCAGTATGAAAAATACAGCTGGACCGCGAAGTTCGGCGTTTCGGCGAGCTTCTGATGACGTCGGGGCACGGGGAAGACATGATGACGACCAAGCGGAGCTTCGCCCTGTCGCTGCTCGCGGCGACGCTGCTGGCAGGGACGGCGGCGGCCGCCGAACCCGCGACGACCGGCTTCGCGATCGTCACGCGGACGGAGGATGGCCAGCCCATCCCCCGTTCGGCGGGTCTTCCCTATGCCCCCAAAAATCTTGCCGACCGCATCGTCCTCACGCCCGGGGCCGACCCGGCGCGTGAGATGGCGGTCGCCTTTCGCACCGACACCGCGCAGGCCGAGGCGCAGGCCCAGCTCGCGGTGTCGGTCGACGGCCCGACGCTCGAGGAAAAGGCAAAGCTGGTCGGCGGCACGTCGATGCCGGTCGACAGCAGCTATGGCCGCGCGCTCTATCACCAGATCCGCTTCGAGGGGCTGACCCCCGATACCGCGTACAGCTACCGGGTGAAGGGCGCCGCGGGCTGGAGCGAATGGTATCAGTTCCGCACCGCCGCCGACGAAGCCAAGCCTTTCCGCTTCCTCTATCTCGGCGACATCCAGAACGGCATTTTGACCTATGCCAGCCGCGTGATCCGCCAGGCGTTTCACGCCAATGGCGACATTCGCCTCGTCGTCCATGCCGGCGACCTCGTCGGCCAGCGCGACGACCTCGACCATGACGACGAATGGGGCGAGTGGAACCAGGCCGGCGGCTATAATTATGCGATCGTCCCGCAGGTGCCGGCGACCGGCAACCATGAATATGTCGACAACATCAAGCCCGACGGCACCGAAAGCCGCAAGCTCGGCCCCTATTGGCCGGCGCAGTTCGCGCTGCCGAAGAACGGGGTGAAGCCGGTCGAAGCGACGACCTATTACACCGATTATCAGGGGGTGCGCTTCATCGTCCTCGACGGCACCGCGGCGATCGACCTCGGGTCGATGCAGGCGCAGACCGACTGGCTCGACCGGACGCTCGCCGCGTCGAAGGCGAACTGGAACGTCGTGCTGTTCCACCAGCCGGTCTTCACCTGCGCCCGCCCCAACGACACCGCCGAGATCAAGGCGGCGTGGAAGCCGGTGTTCGAGGCGCGCAAGGTCGACCTGGTGCTGCAGGGCCACGATCATTGCTACAGCCGCCTGACTGGCGAGGCGGGCCGCGAGGCAAGCGCCCAGGCGCGCGCCGACGGCATGATCCAGGGGCCGGTCTATCTGGTGTCGGTGACCGGGTCGAAGATGTACAAGCTCAACGACCGCACGCCCTGGCAGCCCGACAAGGTCGCCGAGGCGACCGAGCTGTACCAGATCGTCGACGTCGCGCCGAAGACGATCAAGTTCCGCACCTTCACCGCGTCGGGCAAGCTGTACGACGGCTTCGACCTGACACGCACCGACAAGGGCAATCGCCTGTCCGAAATCGCCGAACCGACGCTTGCCACGCGCCGTTGTTCGGGCGAGGTCGGACCCGACGGCGGCGTCTGCGTCGCATCGGGGAAATGACATGACCAAGATAGTGAAACTCACCGTCGCCCTTTCGCTCGCGTCGGCGCTCGCCGGTTGCGCGGCGAAGGAGCCCGTCTTCTTCGGCCTGCCGCCCGTCCCGGTCGCCGCGACCGGCGAGACCGATCCGGTCGGCACCGGCAAGGCCGACGCCGCCGACGATCCGGCGATCTGGGTCGATCCCGCCAACCCGAACCGCGCGCTGATCATCGCCACCGACAAGAAGGCCGGCATCCACGTCTATGACCTGACCGGCAAGGATATCGCCTTCATCGAGGGCGGGCTGGTCAACAATGTCGACGTCGTCGGCAATATCGTCGCCGCGAGCGACCGCAACGACGGCGTCAACGCGCATATAGCGCTGTTCCGGATCGATCCCGCCACCGCGGGTCTGACCGCGCTCGGCCGCGCCGCCGCGGGCGCCGGTGAGGCCTATGGTTTCTGCCTGAAAAAGACCGCGCCGGGCGAACCGCTGACCGCCGCGCTGATCATCAAGGACGGCACGGTGCGCGTCGGGACGCTGGCCGTCGACGGCGCCGCGCCGCGCTTTACCGCGCAATGGGAGCACAAGATCCCGACCCAGTCCGAAGGCTGCGTCTTCGACGGCGATACCCTTTATGTCGGCGAAGAGGACGCCGGCATCTGGCGGCTCACCGCCAATGGCGCGGGCGTCGACGCCAAGATGGTCGCGCCGGTCGACAACCAGCGCCTTGTCGCCGACGTCGAGGGCCTTGCGACGATCGACCACAAGGGCCAGCGCTACCTGCTCGCATCGAGCCAGGGCGACAATGCCTATGCGGTCTTCAAGCTGCCGGGCATGGACTATGTCGGCCGCTTCGCGGTGACCGCCGGCAAATATGGCGCGACCAGCGACACCGACGGCATCGAGGCGGTCGCGGGCCATTTCGGCCCCGCCTATCCCGACGGCCTCTTCCTCGCGCAGGACGGCGACAACGCCCCCAGGGCGCAGAATTTCAAGCTGCTGCGCTGGGACCATATCGCGGCGGCGCTGGGAATCTGATATCCGTCGCCCCCGCGAAGGCGGGGGCCGCAAGAGGTCTAGCGCAAGGTTGCCAGCGCCCCCCGCCTTCGCGGGGGCGACGACGCTTGCCCTAACGTCCCTTGGCGCCTAGGGGGGCCGCGTCTTTCCCATCCTGCAAAGGCCGCCTTCCCCATGACCGACCTGATTCCCGTCCGCCGCGCCCTGCTGTCCGTCAGCGACAAGGCGGGGCTCGCCGAGCTTGCCGCCGCGCTCGTCCGCCACGGGGTCGAGCTGGTGTCGACCGGCGGCACCGCCAAGGCGCTGCGCGAGGCCGGGCACGAGGTGCTCGACGTCTCCGACCTCACCGGTTTTCCCGAGATGATGGACGGCCGCGTCAAGACGCTGCACCCGACCGTCCACGGCGGCATCCTCGCGGTGCGCGACGATGCCGCGCATGTCGCGTCGATGGAGAAGCACGGCATCGGCGCGATCGACTTGGTCGTCGTCAACCTCTACCCCTTCCTCCAGACCGTGATGAGCGGCGCCGACCGCGACACGATCATCGAGAATATCGACATCGGCGGCCCCGCGATGGTGCGCTCGTCGGCGAAGAACCATGCCTTCGTCGGCATCGTCACCGAGCCCGAGGATTATGCCGCGCTGATCGCCGAAATGGACGCCAACAATGGCGCGACGACGCTGGGCCTGCGCAAGCGCCTCGCCGCCACCGCCTTTGCGCACACCGCGACTTATGACGGCATGATCGCGCAATGGTTCGCTTTCGCCGACCAGGGCAAATTCTTCCCCGACACGCTGCCGCTGACCGCGAAGCTGTCGACCGAACTGCGTTACGGCGAAAATCCGCACCAGAAGGCGGCGCTCTATCTGCCCGCCGGCCCCGCCGGGCGCGGCATCGCGCAGGCGCAACAGGTTCAGGGCAAGGAACTCAGCTACAACAATATCAACGACGCCGACGCCGCGCTCGAACTCGTCGCCGAATTCCGCGAGGCCGGTCCGACCTGCGTCATCGTCAAGCACGCCAACCCCTGCGGCGTCGCGACGGCAGCCACGATCGCCGAGGCCTATGACGCGGCGCTGAAATGCGACGATGTGTCGGCGTTCGGCGGCATCATCGCGGTCAACCGCCCGCTCGACGGCGCGACGGCCGAGGCGATCAGCGGCATTTTCACCGAGGTGGTCTGCGCCCCCGACGCCGACGCGGACGCGCGCGCGGTGTTCGCGAAGAAAAAGAACCTGCGCCTGCTGCTCACCGGCGAACTGCCCGACCCGGCGCGCGGCGGCATCATGATGAAGACGATCGCCGGCGGCTGGCTGGCGCAGAGCCGCGACAATGGCCACATCACCCGCGCCGACCTGAAAATCGTCACCGACCGCGCCCCGACCGAGGAAGAGCTGACCGACGCGCTGTTCGCCTGGACGATCGCCAAGCATGTGAAGTCGAACGCGATCGTTTACGCCAAGGGCGGCTCGACCGCGGGCATCGGCGCAGGGCAGATGAACCGCCGCGACAGCGCGCGCATCGCTGCGGTGAAGGCGCGCGAGGCGGCCGAGAGCCATGGCTGGGCCGAAGCCCGCACGGTCGGCAGCGCGGTGGCGAGCGACGCCTTTTTCCCCTTCGCCGACGGCCTGCTGGCGGCGGTCGAGGCGGGCGCGACCTGCGTCATCCAGCCGGGTGGCTCGATCCGCGACGACGAGGTCATCGCGGCGGCGAACGCGGCGGGGCTCGCGATGGTGTTCACCGGGATGCGGCATTTCAGGCATTGATGGATGTTCCCCGGCGAAAGCCGGGACCCATAAGGGCACGGCTGGGCTAGCAATATGGGCCCCGGCTTTCGCCGGGGAACAGTATCTCGACTTCGCCCCGGCCCGCCGCCATAGGTACGCTCGCGCGAATTCTCGCATCAAAGGACCAGCATGACCGCCACCACCCATCGGCCCGGCCTGATCCACCGCATGTACAACTGGACGATGGAGAAATCGGCGCATCCGCACGCCGAGGCCTGGCTGGCGCTGGTCGCCTTTGTCGAGGCGAGCTTCTTCCCGATCCCGCCGCACCCGCTGCTCGGCCTGATGTGCCTCGCCAACCCGAAAAAGGCGGTGCG is drawn from Sphingopyxis sp. OPL5 and contains these coding sequences:
- a CDS encoding heparinase II/III family protein; its protein translation is MTSAPIDQLPDAGDDTPPIDDTIEPGKRLIRLPAEKGLSLGDRIANHFTRLTWRTPLHAFRLKGRFPLKLLGVPTDPIPGDTRAGTAIRAGHFLHRGLKQPLGELDFAALSVAPTFADYLHSFAWLRDLAATGARADGAPIAEAMVRNWLTAHGETVSEPAWRADNTGWRILYWAFHAPLILSSSDLIYRSAVLNHLARAARHLDRVADKTRPGIGQLVAWTGIVAASLLMPGGEPRQIFGEAGLRKVLETSFYADGGNIARSPQAQLDAIMALSMLARVYDMRRMAVPPFVQEVLARAVPALLGLVHADGGMGSWQGSGATAAEQIQAIVTASGVRTRPLKQARDWGYQRLVANKVVLLADAAPPPIARVTEAGCASTLAFELSDGADRIIVNCGGAALTGATIPEDLARGLRTTAAHSTLILADCNSTAILASGSLGKGVTEVELDRRETPQGSRLEMSHDGYARRHGLIHRRLLILSPNGRELRGEDQLLPAPRSRRKGDKAFVLRFHLGPALSASLTADKLGALLRINGGPLWQFRTSEGALDIEESLWVDGEGRPHPAEQLVVTGTAPAGGASIGWIFKHIG
- a CDS encoding SPFH domain-containing protein, coding for MMTDSNVTAGLNPTREVRAATASGYLMLLVWLALLGIAAWAAITNATADVQVAWKWAVVVASAVAGLLILCGFYLINPNEAAAIQLFGSYKGTDREAGLRWVLPWLTRKKIAVRANNVISDKIKVNDLRGNPIEMAAQVVWRVTDTAQALFDVDDYKEFVMAQIEAAVRSIGSRYPYDDIEHQEITLRGNHDEVGVELRKALIERLSVAGITVDECGLTHLAYAQEIAGAMLRRQQAEAVISARKKLVEGAVTMVEMALNLLSEKGVVELDDERKAAMVSNLMVVLCGERDTQPVVNAGSLY
- a CDS encoding phytase; translated protein: MTKIVKLTVALSLASALAGCAAKEPVFFGLPPVPVAATGETDPVGTGKADAADDPAIWVDPANPNRALIIATDKKAGIHVYDLTGKDIAFIEGGLVNNVDVVGNIVAASDRNDGVNAHIALFRIDPATAGLTALGRAAAGAGEAYGFCLKKTAPGEPLTAALIIKDGTVRVGTLAVDGAAPRFTAQWEHKIPTQSEGCVFDGDTLYVGEEDAGIWRLTANGAGVDAKMVAPVDNQRLVADVEGLATIDHKGQRYLLASSQGDNAYAVFKLPGMDYVGRFAVTAGKYGATSDTDGIEAVAGHFGPAYPDGLFLAQDGDNAPRAQNFKLLRWDHIAAALGI
- the rpe gene encoding ribulose-phosphate 3-epimerase, which translates into the protein MSPVTPPSHVAPVRIAPSILSADFARLGEEVRAIEAARADWVHIDVMDGHFVPNLTIGPAVVKALRPHSTLPFDVHLMISPVDHFLDAFAAAGADIITVHPEAGPHIHRSIQHIKSLGKQAGVSLNPATPAKMLDYLIDDIDLVLIMSVNPGFGGQSFITSQLRKIEAVRKMIDKSGRDIRLEVDGGIDVATAPLAIAAGADVLVAGTATFRGGPDAYADNIRSLRGA
- a CDS encoding toxin-antitoxin system HicB family antitoxin, with product MPPSSKKAFALRVDPALYAAIERAAADDLRSANAQIEVLLREALARRGIKVKPPVAAKRGRPPKEEG
- a CDS encoding metallophosphoesterase — its product is MMTTKRSFALSLLAATLLAGTAAAAEPATTGFAIVTRTEDGQPIPRSAGLPYAPKNLADRIVLTPGADPAREMAVAFRTDTAQAEAQAQLAVSVDGPTLEEKAKLVGGTSMPVDSSYGRALYHQIRFEGLTPDTAYSYRVKGAAGWSEWYQFRTAADEAKPFRFLYLGDIQNGILTYASRVIRQAFHANGDIRLVVHAGDLVGQRDDLDHDDEWGEWNQAGGYNYAIVPQVPATGNHEYVDNIKPDGTESRKLGPYWPAQFALPKNGVKPVEATTYYTDYQGVRFIVLDGTAAIDLGSMQAQTDWLDRTLAASKANWNVVLFHQPVFTCARPNDTAEIKAAWKPVFEARKVDLVLQGHDHCYSRLTGEAGREASAQARADGMIQGPVYLVSVTGSKMYKLNDRTPWQPDKVAEATELYQIVDVAPKTIKFRTFTASGKLYDGFDLTRTDKGNRLSEIAEPTLATRRCSGEVGPDGGVCVASGK
- a CDS encoding TonB-dependent receptor: MSKLLNVRSRILLGTCLSLAAAIPGTAFASDITGTVTDATDTRALQGTEVRIVELGRVAEASRDGSYRFVDVPAGTYTLEARYSGAERVTRSVTVTDSGNVIANLSVGTDGSILVVGQAANLSSSLSRQRAADGVESVLTRDAIGQFPDQNVAESLRRLPGVNILNDQGEGRFISVRGLDPELNAASINGARLPAPESDVRSVALDVVAAELIESIEVKKSLTPDMDADTIGASIEIHTTSAFDRKKDLLSVKLEGSYNNYADALTPKGSLDFSTRVTDNFGIAGGISYYQRKFETDNIEAADWDEQDGNAFAREIQYRDYDVERKRLGGSLSLDWRPSDTTKLYARGLYSQFSDQEYRGDVIFIMSGDPRESTETSAEFSSADGRIEVRRRMKDRFEKQKIASLVVGGETETGPWKLTYSGSYSKASEKEDGSVDPTRFRARFSGTGANEVGVNFDYSDPRRPLFAVSGNTALFNNTASYGFNELEITDLSDSQDREWMARGDVAREFAMNDGTFTLQGGVKSRWRSKSYDLDALVYDGFNGTYNLGNVLAASYNYRIQDLGPLPDKHAPSLFYYGNPDAFRLNEDDTIINSTSSDYAIDEDVLAGYLLGRYDSSALRIVGGVRFERTYNDIRAFAINEDTLDITPNRITRNYTDWLPSLTFRFEPAQNLVLRLAGYKNLVRPKLSNLAPRVVLNEELEAEFGNPNLKPYRAWNIDASAEYYFGNNSALTAGVFWKSIDDFIVELTDTTPGEILGIDYTKATTFTNGETAKVKGIELSFAQRFTFLPAPLDGLLLNANYTFTDAKGTVFAGEDLADPRRINLPASAKHTFNVALGYEKGPISLRAAGTYRDKYLDELGGDADEDRFVDQHFQLDLSAKFRVTKDIRLFAEWINVTDAPYFAYQNFAGAKRILQYEKYSWTAKFGVSASF